From a single Sparus aurata chromosome 13, fSpaAur1.1, whole genome shotgun sequence genomic region:
- the ruvbl2 gene encoding ruvB-like 2 yields MATTKVPEVRDITRIERIGAHSHIRGLGLDDALEPRQVSQGMVGQLASRRAAGVILEMIKDGHIAGRAVLIAGQPGTGKTAIAMGIAQSLGPDTPFTALAGSEIFSLEMSKTEALSQAFRKAIGVRIKEETEIIEGEVVEIQIDRPATGTGAKVGKLTLKTTEMETVYDLGNKMIDSLSKEKVQAGDVITIDKATGKISKLGRSFTRARDYDAMGAQTQFVQCPEGELQKRKEVVHTVSLHEIDVINSRTQGFLALFSGDTGEIKSEVREQINAKVCEWREEGKAEIIPGVLFIDEVHMLDMECFSFLNRALESDLSPVLIMATNRGITRIRGTNYQSPHGIPIDLLDRLLIIATSPYTEKETRQILKIRCEEEDVELSEEAHTVLTRIGMETSLRYAIQLISTAGLVCRKRKGTEVQVEDIKRVYSLFLDEARSSQYMKEYQDSFLFNETQTGQMDTS; encoded by the exons ATGGCGACTACAAAGGTTCCAGAGGTTCGTGACATCACACGGATCGAGAGAATTG GAGCACACTCTCACATTCGTGGCCTTGGTTTGGATGATGCATTGGAACCGAGACAG GTGTCTCAAGGGATGGTTGGCCAGCTGGCCTCCCGTCGGGCAGCAGGGGTCATCCTGGAGATGATCAAAGATGGCCACATCGCTGGCAGAGCAGTGCTGATCGCTGGCCAACCTGGCACAGGAAAGACTGCCATCGCTATGG GCATCGCCCAGTCTCTTGGCCCTGACACACCCTTCACAGCACTGGCTGGTAGTGAGATCTTCTCCCTGGAAATGAGCAAGACCGAGGCACTCAGCCAAGCTTTTAGGAAAGCCATCGGAGTGAGGATCAA agaagagacagagataaTTGAAGGAGAGGTGGTAGAAATCCAGATTGATAGACCAGCCACTGGAACG GGTGCAAAGGTGGGCAAGTTGACTCTAAAGACTACGGAGATGGAGACGGTATATGACTTGGGAAACAAGATGATTGACAGTCTCAGTAAAGAAAAGGTTCAAGCAGG AGATGTTATCACCATTGACAAAGCCACTGGAAAGATCAGCAAGTTGGGTCGCTCCTTCACCAGAGCCAGAGACTATGATGCCATGGGAGCTCAG ACTCAGTTTGTGCAATGTCCAGAGGGAGAGCTGCAGAAAAGGAAAGAAGTGGTTCACACGGTGTCCCTCCATGAGATCGACGTCATCAACAGCCGCACACAAGGTTTCCTGGCTCTCTTCTCTGGAGACACCGGAGAGATCAAGTCCGAAGTCCGTGAGCAGATTAATGCCAAAGTGTGTGAGTGGAGGGAAGAAGGCAAGGCCGAGATCATTCCTGGG GTGTTATTTATTGACGAGGTCCATATGCTGGACATGGAGTGCTTTTCCTTCCTGAACCGAGCCCTGGAGAGTGACTTGTCCCCAGTTCTCATCATGGCCACCAACAGAGGCATCACTCG CATCCGTGGCACAAACTATCAGAGCCCTCATGGCATCCCCATCGACCTGCTCGACCGCCTACTCATTATCGCCACCTCCCCTTACACCGAAAAAGAGACGAGGCAGATCCTCAAGATCAG gtgtgaggaggaggatgtggagCTGAGCGAGGAAGCTCACACCGTCCTGACTCGCATCGGCATGGAGACGTCCCTGCGCTACGCCATCCAGCTGATCAGCACTGCTGGACTGGTGTGTCGCAAACGCAAG GGGACAGAAGTCCAGGTGGAGGACATCAAAAGGGTTTACTCGCTGTTCCTGGATGAGGCCAGATCCTCTCAATACATGAAGGAGTATCAGGATTCCTTCCTCTTTAACGAAACTC AAACTGGTCAGATGGACACCTCGTAA